Genomic segment of Planctomycetota bacterium:
CTGGAGAGTAATCCGCAATACGGCCGGATGATCGGCAAGAGCCCGCGCATGGTCGAGGTCTACCAGCTGATTGAAAAGGTTATTTCCACCGATTGCAATGTTTTGATAGAAGGCGAGAGCGGCACCGGCAAGGAAGTGGTGGCCGAGACCATCCACGAGAAGAGCAACCGGCATAATTATCCGGTCATCAAGATGAGCTGTTCGGTCATGCCCGAGACCCTGATTGAGTCGGAACTGTTCGGATACGAGAAGGGGGCATTCACCGGCGCCTTGAACCAGAAAGTCGGCCGGTTTGAACTGGCTGACAAGGGCACGGTTTTCATTGACGATATCGACGATATGACGCCGACTACCCAGATGAAATTCCTGCGGGTGCTCCAGGAACACGCCTTTGAGCGGGTGGGCGGGACCCAGACCATTAACGTGGATATCAGGGTGATTGCCGCCACCAAGAAGAATCTAATGGTCCAGGTCAAGCATAACGCCTTCCGCGAGGACCTGTTCTACCGGCTGAATGTAGTCAATATCAAACTGCCGCCGTTGCGGGAGCGCGGCACGGATATACCTTTATTACTGAATCATTTCATCCAGAAATACGGCAAGGGCAGGAAGTATGAGGTGAACACCGATACCTTAGTGGCCATGTCAAATTATTCCTGGCCCGGCAATGTCCGCGAGCTGGAAAACTCGGTGGAGCGGGCCATTACCATGGCCGGCGAGTCGAACATTCTCAAGAAAGACGACCTGCTGAAAACTCCGGCCAACGAGTTGCGGGACAGCGATATTATTTCCCTGGAAACCTACACGGCCCAATGCGAGGGTGATTACCTGCGCAAGATATTTGTCTACGCCAAGGGCGATAAGAATGAGATGGCGCGCCTTCTTAATATCAGCCGCAAGACGCTCTGGGCCAAGTTAAAACAGTACGGCATAGAGCAGTAATGGATTTTTGCCGGTCAAGTCGCTGATAATGCTTTTAAGGGCTGGCAGCGATTAATAAAATACTTCTTGTTTTTTCTTGTATTCAGGGTATATTTATAGTGGGAGGAGTATAATATGACAGACAGAAAAGAATGGGTTACCCGTACACCTGTGCAGAGGTGTGCCGGGTTTACCCTGATAGAAATCCTGGTGGTGATGAGTATTATCCTGGTGCTGGCCGTGATGATCGTGCCGGGCCTGGCCGGCAGCCGGTATATGGCCAAGAAGGCCGCGGCCCGGACCGAGATTGCCAATCTGGAGACCGCCCTGAGTATGTATGAGGCGGATTTCGGGGCATACCCGGAGGATGATGATGATTCCAGCAAGCCGTTGGTTGAGGCGCTTGGGGGTAAAACTGAGGAAGGCAAGCCGCCCAAGAAGACCTATTACCCATTCAAGAAAAGCCGGATTAATGAAGGTGACGGTAAATACTACAGCGAATTTAAGAAGCCATTCTGCTACCGCGAGAATGCCTCCGAGGAGGACAAGGAAGGTAAGGAGATGGAAAATAAGGATTCATTTGATATCTGGACGGACAACGGGAAAGGGGATGATAAGGGAATCAATAACTGGGATTAGATATGCCAGAAAGAAAAGGGGGTTTTACACTTATTGAGATACTGGTGGTTATCAGCATAATACTGATACTTTCCGCGATGACTGTATACGTCGTGGGAGAGTTGAAATACAAAAGCCGGGCGGCACTGACCAGGGCGGAAATCAGTACTATGGCGATAGCCATTGCCCAGTATGAATCGATTTATGGAAGATATCCGGCTGATTTGCCTGATTGTTCCAGCCGGGCGCTGATTGAGGCGCTGGGCGGCGATTATAAGTCGAATCCGCCGAAAAAGGCTTTGTACGATTTTGCCAAAGACCGGGTAGTCAATGGCGAGTTTTTGAGTTTATTCAGGAAGCCGTTTTACTATCGGGAAAACGCCTCCGAGCGGGATAAGAACGGCGAAATGAAGAAGCCGTTTGCCTATGACATCTGGACCGACGATATCCGGAAGAGGCCGGACGGAATAAATAACTGGGAAAAGTGATATGGATAATAAAGTGAATTGTAAAAATGGGTTTACTCTTATCGAGCTTTTGATAGTGATCGGCATCATTACGCTCCTGATGAGTATAGTGTTAGTCGGCGCCAGTTGGTTGAAGAACAAGGCACGGATAGATGCAACCGCGATGCTGATCCGGAAGATTGAGTCGGCGCTTAGCGAATACAATCTGGCCTTTGACGCCTACCCGCCCGATGAATACACGGGCGATGGGAAGACCTATAAGGATTCACAGAACCTTTATTATTTCCTTGGGAGGTCATTTGATATCGAACAGGGCTATGACCCGGCAGAAGGCGGAAAGCTGAAGAAGAAATTCGGGCCGGCGGTGGCCGGCGGCTTTAACAAGATTGAGGTTAAGGACGATTACATTATTGACGCCTGGGGCAATAAGATAACTTATCAGAACCCGGGGGAGGACCATTCATCAAGCGACGGCAAAAATAACGAGTCGTTCGTGGATATGGAATCATGGGGGTCCAACGGCGTCGAGGACGAAGATGGCTCTTCTGATGATGACGATATCAATAACTGGAAACAGGATAAATACAAAAGCAAGTGATATATGAAATCCGGAAAAGATTGGGCTGGGTTTACCCTGATTGAATTGTTGGTAGTGATTACCATCGTTATTATAATCATGTCGATTTCAGTGGTATCATTGCTACCGCTCTTAAAGGGCAATCCGGTAAAATATTCCGCCCAGATTGTTCAGGGGGTTTTTAGGCAGACGGCGCAATATGCCGCAACCGAGCGGCGGATGCATTTCATCGTATTTGATAAAGAGAAGTCGTTTATGTCAATATACAAGGATGGGAATGATGATCCCGATGTGAATGCTGATCCGGATAATGAATTTAATAAGTCCAAGGATACGCAGGTCGGCGTGACTGTAGCCTTAAGTAAGGGGGTGTTATTTTCCGACCAAGCGCCGTTATTCGAGTTGGACGAACCGTATGTCGGATTCAGGCCTAACGGTTCTTTGGTCCTGCCTGATGGCGTATCTGATTTATCCCTGAAAAATCCGGAAGCGGAAAACGCGGATATTATCCTGGAGCAAAGGGGTAAATCAGGCACGATGTATCTTGACTTTACCATCACCACTGGTAGAATTATCAAGATGATTTATAGGGAGAAATAGAGATGTTGTTAAGAGCGGAAAAACGGTCCGGGCTGAGCCTGATTGAAATCCTGATTGCCATAATCATATTGACCGTCGGGATTGTCAGCATCCTGTCAATATTTCCCTCTTCCATCAAGACGGCCAGTTTATCTGTGGATGATACGGTGGCGGCCAAGATTGCCGAATCAGTAATCGATGCCCTGAATATTGCGATGCGTTCGGCCACGGCCGAGAACATCACGGGAAATGTGCCGGGCCGGGCATTCTTTGTTCATGATGGGGTGTCGGGTGGCTCGTACGAGTTCGCCCTGCCCTTGCCGGCGACCCCGCCGCCGGGCCCCAATGGCCAGAGGTTTTTTGCCCACCCGGCGAAAGATGTGGCTGATGCGCTGAATATTACCAGCCCGCGCCGCAAACCGGCTACTACATTCAAGTTAGGGAAGCAAGCCGGTTTTATTCAGGATGTATTGCAGGACATCAGGAAGGTGTCTGACCTGACCGACCCCTACGACCAATATAAATTTACCTTTACTATTAAACGGATGGATGATGAAAGGGCAACTGGAGATCCCACGCCCCCCTTGTTCCAGTTTGCCGTAGCGGTGTACCGTTTCCAGGACGACGATACGAGATATGCCGACGAACTGCCGCCGCCCATCCATGTTTTCATTGTTATGATTGGCGGAAAGTAAAATATGAAGAAGATGAAAATCAACGGGGACAGCGGGTTCACCCTGATAGAGCTGATGATATCCGTGGCTTTGATGGCTTTTATAATGACGCTGGTGGCGGTTATTTTCTCGCAGATCAGCACGACGGTAACCACAGGCACTGACCGGTTAAATATTTACAGTTCGGCCCGGGCGGCTCTGGATATCTTTGTCACGGATATCAACGGCTGTTTTCCTGTGGAGTCCGAACAGCAGAGATTCACCCTGGGCGAGGATAAGCCGGGTGAGAATATTTCAGGCGCCCAGGACCGGATTTCATTTACGGCAACGGCCCTGGTTCAAGGACAACCGGCTGCGGCGCGGCTGGGATATTATCTGGTTAAGGAGACCGATACCAGCATCCTCGGCGGAGAAAGTAAGGACGGGGTTTATGAAGGGCTTTCGAAGACCACCAAGACCAAGAGGCAACTCTATGTTTTGAGAAGGGTGGTAACGGACTCTGATGGTGAAGAACTTGATTCGGTTGCCCTGTGCCACTATGTGTTGTCATTTAATATTGAGGTCTACAGGGACCGTACCTTCAGGCAGCTGAGCGCGTTGAATGAACAGTATCCCATAGGCGATGGTCAGCCGGTAACCGAAAAACTTCCACTGGGCTTGAGGATAACCTTAAGGGTGGTGGCCAATGCGGCTGAAAGGCAGGAGCGCGTCTTTTCCCGAGTTGTCTGGATACCTATGGGAGAGTAGCCTTATAAATGCCATCTATAATATTCTTTGCCGATACGCATCTCAATATTTCAGAGCCAGCCAAGACGCAAAGGGTGATTGATTTCCTTAATGGTAACCCGCGGGATACCGTTTTTTATATTCTGGGTGATTTCTTCGACCTCTGGATTGGCCCCAAGCATCTGGAATTGGAAGATTATAAGGAGGTTCTCAATGCGATTAAGAAACTGACGGCAGCCGGTGTGAAGATAAATTTCATTCCGGGCAACCGTGATTTTACGGTCGGGCCTGAGCTTACCAACTTTGCGGGCATAAAGGTATTGTCGGAAATGGAGACTATCACACTGGACGGCAGGAAAATTCTTCTGTCACACGGCGACCTGTTCTGCACCGAAGACCGGAGTTACCAGGCCTACCGACGATTCAGCCGGGCCAGGATAATTAAGTCTGCATATCAGTCGCTTCCGTCCGGGATAGGGATGCGTTTGGGGAAAAAGGTCCGGGGCTACAGCGATGAGGTGGTGCCCCAGAAACCGCTGGTCAGCCGTAATATCATCGATTCGGTTCTGAAGCGGTATTTCAAAAAGGGGATAGACGTCATCATCTGCGGTCATGTCCATAAAGAGCAAACCCGGGCCATTCTGCCCGGTAAGACTCTGATGACAGTAGGGGACTGGCAGGAGCATGGTTCTTATGTGGAATATAAGAACGGGGAATTTATCACGCGGATCGATTAAAACGGAGGCGGTAGGATTCGAACCCACGGTCCGATTACTCGGACAACGGTTTTCAAGACCGCCGCTTTCAACCACTCAGCCACGCCTCCAGAATTAAGGTATTTTACTTAGGCGATGATATTTTGTCAAGATTGATTGCCAGTTTATGCCGGACTGATTTCATAATCCCGTCTTTATCCAGCCCTAATATATTCAACAACTTATCCCTGGATCCGTGTTCTATAAACCGGTCCGGAATGCCGAGGGTGGTGATTTTATTGATATATTGACGGGTTTCAGGAGACCGGCTGGCAAATTCCAGCACCGCAGAACCGAACCCTGCGGCAATACTGTGTTCCTCCAGGGTTATAGCAAACGGGGTTTCCTTGAGCAGCCGGCTGATTAATTCCTCATCCAACGGCTTGGCAAACCTGGCATTAACCACGGTTAATTCGATATTATTCTTGGCCAATTCTTCCGCCGCATAATAAGCCGGATAAACCATAGAGCCGTAGGCCAGTAAAACACCGTCCTTACCCGGTCGCAGTATTTCTGCCTTGCCGTGCCGGATGGATTCTTGAGACGGGATGGTCGGTTCCGGGACGGCGGTTCTGGGATAGCGGATGAATGTTGGTCTGTTGTGATGAACAGCAAAAGAAAGCATCTCTTTTAATTCCGTTCCGTCCCGCGGCGCCATCAGGGTGAAATCAGGGAACAAGCGGCAATAACCGATGTCGTATAATCCGTGATGGGTCGGACCGTCCGCGCCGACCAGCCCGGCTCGGTCAAGGACAAAGACAACAGGACTCTTTTGCAGGGCAATATCGTGGAAGAGCTGGTCAAATGCCCTTTGCAGAAATGTGGAATAAATTGCCACCACCGGCTTGATTCCGGATTTAGCCATGCCGCAGGCCAATCCCACGGCTTGTTGCTCGCAAATGCCCACGTCAAAATAACGCTGGGGGAATTTTTCCTGGAGTTTGACTAATCCGGTGCCGTCCGGCATGGCGGCCGTGATGCCGGCAATCTTTTCATCCTGCCCGGCCAGTTCGGCGACGCGTTCCGCAAAGATATCGGTATAATTTAGGCTGGAACTTTTCTCGGATGAAATCTTGCCGTCCGCAACGGTAACCGGTCCGATGCCGTGCATCTTATAGGGGTCGTTTATGGCGTGCTGAGAGCCATATCCTTTTTCCGTGATAATATGAAGCATCATCGGGCCGCTAAACTGCGAGATGGTTTTGAGGTTATTAATCAGGACTGGTATGTTATGACCCTCAATCGGCCCAAAATAGCGCCAGCCCAATTCTTCGAATATCGCGCCGCCTAAGGGCGCCAATGCCGCAGCTCGGACATGATGAAATGCCTTTTCCATCTGCTGGCTGACCTTGGGTATCTTTTCAAGCAAACTGGCCACGTCTTTCTTGAGGTCCAGATAGAGGTAAGATGATCTGAGTTTGGTTAGATAATTGGCCATGGCGCCGACCGTATGCGAGATGGACATTTTGTTGTCGTTGAGCACGACAATAAGGTTCTTCTTGAGGATGCCGGCATAGTTAAGCGCTTCCAAACTCATACCGGTGGTCAGGGCGCCGTCGCCGCAGACCGCGATGACCTTGCGGTTTATCCCGGCAATGCTGTCGCCGGTGGCAATTCCGAGAGCCGTGGAAATAGCTGTTCCGGCATGACCTACGGTGAAGGTATCATAGGGGCTTTCTTCCGGGTTGGTGAATCCGCTTAAGCCTTGATAGAGCCGAATGGTATCAAATCGGTCTTTCCGCCCGGTGAGTATCTTATGGGTGTAACATTGGTGGCTGACGTCCCAGATAACCCGGTCGTGTTCTAAATTAAATACATAGTGCAGGGCAATGGTTAACTCAATTACGCCTAAATTAGAACCCAGATGCCCGCCGTTCTTGAAAGTTACATTAATTATCTTCTCTCGTATTTCCTGGGCTAATTGATGGAGTTTGTCGGTTGGCAGTTTCTTCAGGTCAGCCGGGTTGTTAACTTGCGTGATAATACTTTCGGACATTATGTTTTTCTTTTCAACAAGTAATCAGTCAGTTCTTTAAGCTTAGCGGCTCTTTTGCCAAATATTTTCAATGAATCATTTGCCTGCGTTATCAGATGTTCGGCTTCTTGGCGCGATGGCTTTAATCCTTTTAAGGCCGGGTAAGTTAGTTTATTAAGTTTGGCGTCTTTGCCCGGTGTTTTGCCTAGTTGTTTTTTGGAACCGCTGACATCGAGTATGTCGTCAACTATCTGGAAGGCCAGCCCGAAATTTCGGGCATAAAATGTTATGGCTGATAACTGGTTGGTTGAAGCGCCGGAAATTATCGCCCCGCCCCTCGCGGAAGCGATAATCATCGCGCCGGTTTTGCGTAGATGAGTCTCTTTAAGCATCAGTAATTTTGAGCTGAGAACTTTAGGCTTGGAATGCTGGATATCCAGCACCTGTCCGCCGACCATCCCGACCGACCCGGCAGCCCGGGCGAGCTCGCTTACTAATTTTGGCACGATTGATTCATTTTGTATTTTATCGGCGATTAGTTGGAAGGAATAGGTTAGCAGGGCATCCCCGGCCAGGATGGCCATGGCTTCGCCAAAGACCTTGTGTGAGGTTGGTTTGCCTCTTCTGAAATCGTCATTATCCATTGCCGGCAGGTCATCGTGAATCAGCGAATAGGCGTGGACCATTTCTAGGGCGCAGGCATAAGGCATTATTTTATTGTGGGCTGTGCCGAATAGTTCTCCGGCCATCAGGGCCAGAATTGCCCTAAGGCGCTTGCCTCCATTAAGCACGCTATAACGTATTGCCTTGTGGATAAGAGGCGGAAAGGTCTTGGCAGTCGGAAGATATTCATTCAGGGCCTGGTTGACCAGGCGTTGTTTTTTGGTAAGGTAATGTTCCATATGATAGGTATGCTAAATCTATCGGGGTAAAATATCAAGGTTTTAGTTCTAAAATGTATGGAGCCCTATTGCATGCCGGTAATTTTCGTATTGGGTCATTTTATTCAGTGGGCAGTCTGTATTAAAACTGTATAGATAATCCGGCATCAAACCATCGGCCGGGTTGGTAATAGTCAAACACCTCTTTATAGGTCCGGTCAAAGAGGTTATGCACCGTGACAAACAACGAACTGTTCTTGTTTATCCCGCTTGAGACGCCGGCCGTGGCCACTAGATGCTTGGGCAGTGTATTGGCCCTAGTATTATCCGTATCGGTGAAGCGTTCACCGGCGCCGTTGGCCCTAAGGTTGATAACCAGGGTGCTGTTTTCCGGCTGGAATCTAAGGCCTAAATTGCCCTGATTGCGCGGCACTTCCTCGACATAGTTACCTTCGATTGACGGGTTATTCTTGTCCTTTTTATATTTAGCATCGGTATAGGTGTAGTTGGCAAAAGTGAACAACTCCTTGGTGAGACCGTATTTGACCTCGGCTTCAATACCCTGCATTGATAATTGTGTCACGTTATGCGGTCGGTAGATGTTGTCCGTATCTCTCATATAATCCCAGGCATCATCAAGCTGGGACTGGTAAAGCGTCAGGCGCGCTGAAAGGTCTTTGGCGAACTTATGGTCAATTCCTAATTCGTAAGACCAGAGTGTTTCCGGATTTACGTTAGCATTGCCCTGGAAGGTTATCGGCCCGTAAGGCGTCAGGGGCAGGAACATATCAGACACAGTCGGCTCGCGATAGCCCTTACCCACCGCAGTGCGCAGGGAGGTCTGTTCGTTGAGATGATAGACCACGCCGAACCTTGGCGAGACCGCGCTGCCGAACTCCTCATGTTGGTCATAACGCAGTCCGACGGTGCCAATCACCGACTTGCCGCCCGGGTTTTCACTAAGTACGATTTCATCCTGGACATAAGCGGCCTGGGAGTTTACGGTTTCGTTAATGATGCCGTTGGTTTCGCTAACCAGGACATCCTGTTGTTTGGCATCTATACCAAAAGTCACAAGGTGGTTCTCAATCGGCTGGATCGATTGCTGCAACTGAGTGCCGAGCGTGGACTGGTCATAGGTGCCAATAGCTCCGAATTTCCATTCCAGATCCTGCTTGAGTCCATTGCGATAAACCCGAGCCGTAAACTCGCCGTCGTAGGTATTGAATAACTTAGTCTGGTAGGACAGGTTCAGGTAATTGGTATTTTGGTCGCGGGTAAAATTCTCTTCAATCCCTTTTCCGTTATTTATGCCCACTGAGAGTGCGACAGACGATTCGTCATTAACCTGCCAGTTGCCGCGCGTGGAAATGTTCTGGGTTGACCAGTTCTTGGCCGTGCCGTCCGAATTCTTGATATAACCGTCCGTGGTCTGCTCGCCGGCTGAGATAAAATAGGCCAAGCTCCCGGTCTGCCTGGCGTGCTGCAGGGTGGCGCCGGAGGTATTAAAACTCCCGGAATTCGTAGCAAGGTTTAGGATCGGACTCTCCCGGCCTGATTTGGTAATCAGGTTGATGACTCCGCCTACCGCATTGGAGCCGTAGAGTGCCGAGGCCGGTCCGCGCACGATTTCGACCCGCTCAACATTATCTACAGGCAGGAACCGAAAATCCACATCGCCCAGATATTCCTCATTGACCGGGCGATTATCCATCATCACCAGGACCCGTTGCGGTCCATAGTTGCTGGGTACTCCGCGCATCTCCATCCGTATCTTGGAACCGAAGAACCCGCCGCCCTGTATATCAATACCGCCCTGGTATTTCAGGATATCATCAACCGTTCGGCTGTTTGATTCCTTTATTTCCAGTGAAGAGATTAGGGTGGCATTGCCTGAGATGTCCTTTATCTCTTGTTTGGTTCTGGTAGCCGTGACTATTATTTCTTCGGCTTTGTTGGCATCGGCCTGGAGAGTTAGTAGTGTAATGCCGAACATGGCTGCTGCAATAAAAGTTACATTTCTCATAAGGTTGTTTGTGTCCTTTCTACAATTGAGCCCGGTTATTGACATATAATTGTCATATATAAACGAATAAAGAGTGCTTTGGATTAACAAATCTTGGATTTCGTGTAAAATATATTCGTAACTTTCTTGACATTGAAAATGGTTTGATATAAGAGAAATATATGAGGGAAAGAAGAGAGGAGAATCAGATGGCCATTACCTTGAAAGAGGTTGCTGAGCAAGTAAAGTTACCGCTGGAATTGGTCCGTGATATTCTCACTGAAAAACATGGGATTAATGCTACCAAGGAACAGATGGACTTGACATTCAAGGCCGCCCGTAAACTCGGATACGACTTCAAGAAATTAAAGATCGGCAAGCGGATGAACCTGCGCAAGGAAATCCTAAATGACATAATCAAGCAGATAGAATCAAACCCCAAGTGGAAGCGTAAGGAGATACTCACATATCTTAGCAAGTCCTGCGAGATGGTGGACCGGGTCCACAAAAAGACCTTTGTCGAGGAATTCAGCCGTTAATTAGAGAGTTTTTGTGATAGGTAATAGCGTTCGGTTGGATCGGTTGGTTTCAGATTGTAGGCTTTTCTGTAATTAAGCTGGCTTTCTTGGTGATAGTTCTGCCCCGAATAACCCAAGGCATCGCCTTTGATAATATAGTTAAACGGATTTTGGGGGTCTAATACAATAGCCGTATTTATATAGGAAACGCACGTCTTCAGATTTTCCAGTTGCACGGTTTGGCTTGGTTCTTTTTCCAGTCCGGCCAGTAATGAATACGCTTTCCGGGTCATTTCAAATGCTTTAATCTTTAATTGTCTCTGGGGCGCTGATTTTATCTCTTTAATGATCGTGTAACCGACGCCGGCCAGTCCGAGCGCGCCGGAGATCACCAGAATCATCATTATTCTGCTTGTTGTTCTGAGTTGTGAGGACGCGAAGAGGTTTTTGTTCCTAATAGATGTAATCCGCTGGTCTATGCTGGGATGGGTTAAGGTGGACAGTCCTGAGGTGTGCATGGGGATACCATTTAAGTAGGCAATTTTAGTCAGGGCCCGGGTGAAACTGTCCGGATCGGCCGTAATCTCAGCGGCAAACCAGTCGGCTTGGAGTTCAAACCGGCGGCTTAATTGGCCGAAGAGCACCAGCCAGAAAATCATAATCAGGGTCAGTGAAAACCCGAAGTTCCAGGCGCCGTTGCCCAGCGCGCTTTCAAATACGCTGCTTAGGGTGAATAAGATGCTTAAATACGCCACGGTGAATAGCAGGAGTATCAGGAGATGCTTAAATTTGGCGTGCCCGACTTCGTGGCTAAAGACGGCGGCGATTTCATCGTCTGATAGATTCCTGATGATTGAGTCGGTGAATATCACGAAACGGTTGAATGGGAAGATGCCGATCAGGAGAGCATTGGCGAATGGGCGCCGGCCGACTTCCCAGATGAGGAAGTCCCTGATTTTGATATTGGCCCGAAAGGCTATGGATTGGAGATAGATGCGTAACGAGCCCTCAGGCAGGGGTTTGGTAACCCAGAGGTATTTCAAGACAAAGGGCGTGAAGATATACATGGTCAGTAATAACAGGATGGATGTCAGCCATTCTGTGAACGGGTAGGTTATGACGATATTACGTAAAGTTGGTATGGCGTAAATGACATCAAAGACCAGAATAAAGAAAAATAGCGGTAGAACTGCCAGCATAAAATAAGTCCTGATTTGGAATATCAGAAAGTTTGACAAAGAGGGGGATCCGGTTGTAGTCGCGGTCGGTTGGGACTTAGAGATGAATTTTTCTATCCAGTAAAACGGGATGTACGATAATATCAGAGTCAGCAGGAAGGGGGTGAGTGTCAGGAACTTGGTGACGAAGGGAATTTCGCCGCTGCCCAGGCCGAGGAATCCGGTATGGCCGGAGATTAGAGCGGGTAAATGGAAAATATAAACCTGGGCGAAATAGATAAAAAGAAGCGAAAGACGGTAACTGAAAACCTGTTTGTAGTAATTCCTGAGGTTTTTCCTGATTTGACGCCGGACCAACCTGAATCCGGCCAT
This window contains:
- a CDS encoding UDP-2,3-diacylglucosamine diphosphatase encodes the protein MPSIIFFADTHLNISEPAKTQRVIDFLNGNPRDTVFYILGDFFDLWIGPKHLELEDYKEVLNAIKKLTAAGVKINFIPGNRDFTVGPELTNFAGIKVLSEMETITLDGRKILLSHGDLFCTEDRSYQAYRRFSRARIIKSAYQSLPSGIGMRLGKKVRGYSDEVVPQKPLVSRNIIDSVLKRYFKKGIDVIICGHVHKEQTRAILPGKTLMTVGDWQEHGSYVEYKNGEFITRID
- a CDS encoding prepilin-type N-terminal cleavage/methylation domain-containing protein — its product is MPERKGGFTLIEILVVISIILILSAMTVYVVGELKYKSRAALTRAEISTMAIAIAQYESIYGRYPADLPDCSSRALIEALGGDYKSNPPKKALYDFAKDRVVNGEFLSLFRKPFYYRENASERDKNGEMKKPFAYDIWTDDIRKRPDGINNWEK
- a CDS encoding prepilin-type N-terminal cleavage/methylation domain-containing protein — translated: MTDRKEWVTRTPVQRCAGFTLIEILVVMSIILVLAVMIVPGLAGSRYMAKKAAARTEIANLETALSMYEADFGAYPEDDDDSSKPLVEALGGKTEEGKPPKKTYYPFKKSRINEGDGKYYSEFKKPFCYRENASEEDKEGKEMENKDSFDIWTDNGKGDDKGINNWD
- a CDS encoding 1-deoxy-D-xylulose-5-phosphate synthase, which gives rise to MSESIITQVNNPADLKKLPTDKLHQLAQEIREKIINVTFKNGGHLGSNLGVIELTIALHYVFNLEHDRVIWDVSHQCYTHKILTGRKDRFDTIRLYQGLSGFTNPEESPYDTFTVGHAGTAISTALGIATGDSIAGINRKVIAVCGDGALTTGMSLEALNYAGILKKNLIVVLNDNKMSISHTVGAMANYLTKLRSSYLYLDLKKDVASLLEKIPKVSQQMEKAFHHVRAAALAPLGGAIFEELGWRYFGPIEGHNIPVLINNLKTISQFSGPMMLHIITEKGYGSQHAINDPYKMHGIGPVTVADGKISSEKSSSLNYTDIFAERVAELAGQDEKIAGITAAMPDGTGLVKLQEKFPQRYFDVGICEQQAVGLACGMAKSGIKPVVAIYSTFLQRAFDQLFHDIALQKSPVVFVLDRAGLVGADGPTHHGLYDIGYCRLFPDFTLMAPRDGTELKEMLSFAVHHNRPTFIRYPRTAVPEPTIPSQESIRHGKAEILRPGKDGVLLAYGSMVYPAYYAAEELAKNNIELTVVNARFAKPLDEELISRLLKETPFAITLEEHSIAAGFGSAVLEFASRSPETRQYINKITTLGIPDRFIEHGSRDKLLNILGLDKDGIMKSVRHKLAINLDKISSPK
- a CDS encoding polyprenyl synthetase family protein produces the protein MEHYLTKKQRLVNQALNEYLPTAKTFPPLIHKAIRYSVLNGGKRLRAILALMAGELFGTAHNKIMPYACALEMVHAYSLIHDDLPAMDNDDFRRGKPTSHKVFGEAMAILAGDALLTYSFQLIADKIQNESIVPKLVSELARAAGSVGMVGGQVLDIQHSKPKVLSSKLLMLKETHLRKTGAMIIASARGGAIISGASTNQLSAITFYARNFGLAFQIVDDILDVSGSKKQLGKTPGKDAKLNKLTYPALKGLKPSRQEAEHLITQANDSLKIFGKRAAKLKELTDYLLKRKT
- a CDS encoding TonB-dependent receptor, producing MRNVTFIAAAMFGITLLTLQADANKAEEIIVTATRTKQEIKDISGNATLISSLEIKESNSRTVDDILKYQGGIDIQGGGFFGSKIRMEMRGVPSNYGPQRVLVMMDNRPVNEEYLGDVDFRFLPVDNVERVEIVRGPASALYGSNAVGGVINLITKSGRESPILNLATNSGSFNTSGATLQHARQTGSLAYFISAGEQTTDGYIKNSDGTAKNWSTQNISTRGNWQVNDESSVALSVGINNGKGIEENFTRDQNTNYLNLSYQTKLFNTYDGEFTARVYRNGLKQDLEWKFGAIGTYDQSTLGTQLQQSIQPIENHLVTFGIDAKQQDVLVSETNGIINETVNSQAAYVQDEIVLSENPGGKSVIGTVGLRYDQHEEFGSAVSPRFGVVYHLNEQTSLRTAVGKGYREPTVSDMFLPLTPYGPITFQGNANVNPETLWSYELGIDHKFAKDLSARLTLYQSQLDDAWDYMRDTDNIYRPHNVTQLSMQGIEAEVKYGLTKELFTFANYTYTDAKYKKDKNNPSIEGNYVEEVPRNQGNLGLRFQPENSTLVINLRANGAGERFTDTDNTRANTLPKHLVATAGVSSGINKNSSLFVTVHNLFDRTYKEVFDYYQPGRWFDAGLSIQF
- a CDS encoding type II secretion system protein yields the protein MKKMKINGDSGFTLIELMISVALMAFIMTLVAVIFSQISTTVTTGTDRLNIYSSARAALDIFVTDINGCFPVESEQQRFTLGEDKPGENISGAQDRISFTATALVQGQPAAARLGYYLVKETDTSILGGESKDGVYEGLSKTTKTKRQLYVLRRVVTDSDGEELDSVALCHYVLSFNIEVYRDRTFRQLSALNEQYPIGDGQPVTEKLPLGLRITLRVVANAAERQERVFSRVVWIPMGE
- a CDS encoding type II secretion system protein; its protein translation is MDNKVNCKNGFTLIELLIVIGIITLLMSIVLVGASWLKNKARIDATAMLIRKIESALSEYNLAFDAYPPDEYTGDGKTYKDSQNLYYFLGRSFDIEQGYDPAEGGKLKKKFGPAVAGGFNKIEVKDDYIIDAWGNKITYQNPGEDHSSSDGKNNESFVDMESWGSNGVEDEDGSSDDDDINNWKQDKYKSK
- a CDS encoding sigma-54-dependent Fis family transcriptional regulator codes for the protein MRVLLADDEKTITVTLSDAVKAKGHQIKVVYDGLNAIRALEEAEYDCLLLDLKMPGQDGMETLRQAKKLRPELPVVIITGYGTVDTAVDALKHGAYDYVQKPFYNEEILLILERIEKYIVLRDEYRGLRDALESNPQYGRMIGKSPRMVEVYQLIEKVISTDCNVLIEGESGTGKEVVAETIHEKSNRHNYPVIKMSCSVMPETLIESELFGYEKGAFTGALNQKVGRFELADKGTVFIDDIDDMTPTTQMKFLRVLQEHAFERVGGTQTINVDIRVIAATKKNLMVQVKHNAFREDLFYRLNVVNIKLPPLRERGTDIPLLLNHFIQKYGKGRKYEVNTDTLVAMSNYSWPGNVRELENSVERAITMAGESNILKKDDLLKTPANELRDSDIISLETYTAQCEGDYLRKIFVYAKGDKNEMARLLNISRKTLWAKLKQYGIEQ